The Rhodanobacteraceae bacterium DNA segment CCTCGGCCACTTCCGCCATCCACAGGGCATCGTGATCGGCATCAAAGTCCGCGAATACCGAACTGGCCGGATCCAGTTGATCCCCCAGCACGAGATACAAACGCCGCAATTCCTGGCTCAAGTTGTCGCATCCACAGGGTTGAGCGGCAACTCTCGCAAAGCCGCGGTATCGACGACGCGAAGCCCCGGCAGAGTCGGGAAGTGGCGCTTCTGGGGAGCCCTGCGGCCATTACGCCGGCCCTTTTTGGGCCCGGCCATGCCCTGTCGCGTCAATCAGCAGTCGAACGCGAACGGTTTGCGCGGTTATGATCGGCCATCGTCCTCACCGACCGACCACCGACCTGATGGATGCACCGATCGAAATCCCGAATTTTGAGCTCTTCAAGGAGATCGGTCGCGGCGGCATGTCTCGCGTCTACCTGGCGCACCAGCTGCAACCCAAGCGCGAGGTGGCCATCAAGATCGTCTCGCCGGGCTCGGCACCCGACGAGACCTTTCTGGCCTCGCTGAAGATCGAAGGCGACACCATCGCCGGCCTCAACCACGACAACATCGTCACCGTATTCGCCTGCGGCGTGGTCGACAAGCACTACTACCTGGCGATGGAGATCCTGCCGGGCGGCGACCTGACCGACAAGATCAAGAAAGGTCTGCGCGCCGAAGACGCGGTCGAGGTGATGATCCAGATCGGCGGCGCCCTGGAGCACGCGCACAAGCGCCACGTGCTGCATCGCGACATCAAGCCCGAAAACGTGATGTTCCACGAAAGCGGCAAGGCCGTGCTGGTGGATTTCGGTATCGCCAAGGAGGGTGACGCCGAATCGAGCTTCACCCAGGTGGGCGCCGTGGTCGGCACGCCGCACTACATGAGTCCCGAGCGCTGCATGGGCAAGTCCACCGATGCCCGCTCCGATCTCTACGCCATGGGCGTGATGTTTTTCGAGATGCTGACCGGCCACAAGGTCTTCGAGGGCCGTGACACCTTTGCCGTGAGCTATGCCCACGTCTACGAACCGGTGCCGCCGCTGCCACCCGAGCACGCGCGCTTCCAGGGCGTGATCAACAAGCTGCTGGCCAAGGATCCCAACGATCGCTACCAGACCGCCGCCGAAATGGTCGC contains these protein-coding regions:
- a CDS encoding serine/threonine protein kinase, which produces MDAPIEIPNFELFKEIGRGGMSRVYLAHQLQPKREVAIKIVSPGSAPDETFLASLKIEGDTIAGLNHDNIVTVFACGVVDKHYYLAMEILPGGDLTDKIKKGLRAEDAVEVMIQIGGALEHAHKRHVLHRDIKPENVMFHESGKAVLVDFGIAKEGDAESSFTQVGAVVGTPHYMSPERCMGKSTDARSDLYAMGVMFFEMLTGHKVFEGRDTFAVSYAHVYEPVPPLPPEHARFQGVINKLLAKDPNDRYQTAAEMVAALKKHRAGAAAPAEPATRRVDTSIASPLQVKLNKLAAADNNVGATTVNQPTGPMRPQDSEGATAVSKPMSGAAAEKPAAAQAKPKPVMLYAAVGALVVVVVAGVAMWPRGTPNDSDISKAILTTEQTVKMTDLLSSGAAQTRLGNYEAAADNFEQVLIEYDCSNEEARRGLKATDPGNEQRYVKAIEKCK